Below is a window of Propionispora hippei DSM 15287 DNA.
TTACTAAGACACGTCTTAATGCGATGCAACTCAATTCTCAGGTAGAAGCGGCTGTTGCTGAAGAGATGGCTGGTGGTGGACGTACAGCAGACCGGATTATGCGTAGCGTACACGCTGATGAAGCGCGGTCTGTCGCATCCATCCAAGACAACTACCAGAGAAAATCCAATGAAATCGACTTGAATAAAGAGACTACCCTTCTGTCCACTAAGAACTATATCTCAGGGCTGAAGCCACCTTCGGCTCCAAGCAAACTCGGTCTGTTCTTAGATGTGGCCTCGGCAGGTGTCAATGCTTATACCTCCGGTACTATGGCGAAGAACGATGCGCTGTCTAAGGGTTACAAATGGGACTTCTGGAAAGGGGTAGTGAGATAAATGAGAAAGGAGGATAAGGCACATGGCGAGTAACGTAGCATCCGCTTTAGGTACTCAGCGGCAGTTCTCGGCGATGCCACAAAATACTTATGAACAGAGACTTACTTCGCTCCCTGCTCATGTTGGTGTTACGGCTCCTGCTTCTAATGATGGTGTACTACTTGCACGGTCGTTAGGAGTCTTAGGGGATTCCCTTATGGCATTGGGTGTCGCTAAAGAGAAAGATAGAGAGAAAGTTGATACCGCCGCAACTGAACGCCTTCTCAAAGGAGTATCCGAAGAAGACTTAAAGAAACTAAAGGCTATTGACCTATTAAACACCTACGGTCACTTTGAACTGGCAGATAGTCCCTATGCTATCAACTTAATTGAGAAGTGGCGTGGTAAATATTTTGGTTCTAAAACTCTCGCTGAGTATAGTGAATTAGTAGCACAAGAAGGCAGGGCCAAGACCTCTGAGGAAGAGGCCGCTCGGTTCTCTAAGTTCTACAACGAGAAATTACCGGAGTACCTGAAGGAGACATCCCATGAGCAAGCCTTCCGTGAGGGCTTCTTCGATAACTTCCATGTTGACTTATTGAGTCAAGTCAAGGCTCAGATTGCCGACTACTCGAAAGACCTACGCGCTGTCCGCGATGGCACAATTCAGGCAGACTTCGGACAGTTGGCTCAGAATAGCCTAAACCTTACATCAGAGGAACTCACAGCGAAGGCCCAAGAGTTGTTCCGTGGGGCTGCTGTGACAAAGATGACTCGTGAAGAACGTATGGCTCTCGCTAAGACATTTTTGAATAATGTCGCTGTCTTCTCTGCATCGCCAGATAAGGTTAAGGCGTTATCTAGTATTGAGTTATTCACCGGGGATGATGGGAACCCCGTTCTTTTGGGTTCTAAGGTTGATAATTCGGAAGCCATACAAAACGCTATTATCTCTGCTCGTAGAATGAACGATGAATATGTCTTCAAGAAACGAATAGAGATGCAGAAGTTAAAACCAGATGAGATTTTACCTTGGATGCAGGAGTTAAAGAAAAACGACCCGGAAATGTACCACATTCTCGCTCCAGAGTCTGAGCAGGTGTACCATAACGCTGTAGTCCTTCAGAAACAAGAAGAGGCTCGTAAGGCTAAAGCATTGGCTAAACAGGCCGCTATGAATCAAAAAAGGTATATTTGGAGAGCGCAGTTCAACGCTCATATGAATAATCAAGCAACTGACGGAAGGTATCCTGTTGCACAATCTCTTAGCGGTCTACCAGACGCTTATTTTGTAGACGAGAACGGAAATACCGTTAAGTCTCCTTGGACTCCCGAAGAGGCATACGACCTATTTAAAGAAAACATGATGGAACTCTATATGAAGGATATATCCCCGCAAGAAAAGGCAAAGACCGCCATGCAGGTACTTAGATTCGGGCCGGGAGAATCCTATGTTAAGGCATTGAAAGGACAAATTCAAGGAGCCTTGGATACTGCTAGTACACACACTATCGTTCAGGATATGGATGTAGGTAGTGTCCGTAGTGCCTTGGAGATGTACGAGGCTGACAGTGGAACTTTTGGTCGTATCTTCGGGCCTGAGATTACCGCTTCAATTCAGACCATTAGAAGTCTCCGGGACTTAGGGAAAAGTACAGACGATGCCTTGACAATCTTTGTGCAGGGCCGTGAGGCTCTTAAAGACCCTACCTTGAAGGAGCAATATGAAACAAACTACAAGAACAGAAAGCCTTCTTCAGTGGATATAACAGATATGAGTGGTAGTACCGCCTCTGTCCCAATTACGGAAGATTCCATCTTGAACTCTCATATTCACACTATGGCTCTGTACCTCCAAGGTGCAGGGTATCCGATTGAGACTGCGATGGAGATTGCTAGTGGTAAAGCCAAGGAAAACTATTGGGCCTACAATAACCATGTATTTCCGAAGGCTTGGTTCTCTGGTCTCAATGTGGATGACAAAGCCGCTACCGCTTCTGCCTTCATGGATAACCAGAGACAGGCATTGGCAAGTTACAGCGGAGTTGATGCGTCCCATATCTTCGCTATTTATAACCCTTATACTGACCGTATAGAAATCAAAGGTAACGGAGTATCCGCAACGTATGACCGTGAGTTATTCACGAACCAAGCGAACCAGTTTGCCTATGACAGTGTTCAGAGAGCGAAGAATACTCCTATATTCCAAGGAGACTACAAAATTGAGGCTCCTAAAGGAGAAACTCATGAGCCGACTTGGTGGGATAAAACCAAGGAGTTCTTCCACGTCCCTTGGTAATTGCGGCATATTACAGAGAAAGGAGGTAATACCTTGGATAACAAGGAGTATATAAAACAGTGGTTAGCCAGTAAAGGGCTTAATAATTCCCAGATTGCAGGTATCATGGGGAATCTTGCTGGCGAATCCGGGTATAGCAACACAATTCATGAAGGTCATGTCCAAAAGTCATTCGATGTAAATGACAGAGTTGGCTATGGTATCGCTCAATGGACAGACCCCGGAAGAAAACAAGGATTGAAGAACTACGCTGATTCCAAAGGAACTGACGTGTCCGACCTTGATACTCAATTAGAATACATGATGTCTGAAATTGACCCAGACCTATTGAATAGAATGGGAAACTCTTCACCGGAACAGGCAGTCAATATGTTTCTAAGGGAATTTGAAAGACCGCAAGACCCAGATGCCACATATGCGTTTCGAGTAAAAGCGGGGTACGATGCCATTGGCTCTGACCCTGCTTCTTTCTTTTTCAGAACTGGTCAAGGTGCTTATGGTGTCCCGGAGAATACTCCGAACCCGGAAGACCCTGCTCC
It encodes the following:
- a CDS encoding virion core protein, T7 gp14 family, with amino-acid sequence MCWWASVAQAGLSIAGSVMNYQAQAQAAQAQGEAMAQQATYAIQSMNREFANYEIERRDAFDAAVQEITKTRLNAMQLNSQVEAAVAEEMAGGGRTADRIMRSVHADEARSVASIQDNYQRKSNEIDLNKETTLLSTKNYISGLKPPSAPSKLGLFLDVASAGVNAYTSGTMAKNDALSKGYKWDFWKGVVR